A genome region from Trachemys scripta elegans isolate TJP31775 chromosome 2, CAS_Tse_1.0, whole genome shotgun sequence includes the following:
- the LOC117873145 gene encoding serpin B6-like (The sequence of the model RefSeq protein was modified relative to this genomic sequence to represent the inferred CDS: added 15 bases not found in genome assembly): MDNLNKANTTFALNLFKKLSENANTQNLFFSPLSISSALSMVFLGAKGNTAAQMAKVLSLDKTEEIHDGYQSLISEINKPGTNYVLRIANRLYGEKTFKFLTTFIDSCQKFYHAELEQLDFSRAAEDSRKHINAWVEEKTEGKIQNLLAQGVIDSMARLVLVNAVYFKGNWATQFNKDRTVERQFKINKNETKPVQMMFKKAKFNMSYIVDFQTKILDLPYVDNETSMIILLPDKIQDNSTGLEQLERELTYEKFIEWINPEMMDYSEVEVCLPRFKLEQAYDLKPVLKSMGMADAFDGNKVDLSGMSAGNDLVLSEVVHKSFVEVNEEGTEAAAATAAVITMRCALIVPRFTADHPFLFFIRHNKTGNILFYGRFCSP; this comes from the exons AAAGCAAACACCACCTTTGCACTCAACCTATTCAAAAAGCTGAGTGAAAATGCCAATACACAGAACTTATTCTTTTCTCCTTTGAGTATCTCCTCTGCTTTGTCCATGGTTTTTTTGGGTGCAAAAGGTAACACTGCAGCCCAGATGGCAAAG GTGCTTTCTTTGGACAAAACTGAGGAGATtcatgatggataccagtcactTATTTCTGAGATTAACAAACCAGGCACTAATTATGTGCTTAGGATTGCCAACCGGCTCTATGGGGAAAAGACGTTTAAATTTCTTACA ACATTTATAGACTCCTGCCAGAAATTCTACCATGCAGAGCTAGAACAACTTGACTTCTCTAGAGCTGCAGAAGATTCCAGAAAACATATAAATGCCTGGGTAGAAGAAAAAACTGAAG GTAAAATCCAGAATCTGTTGGCTCAGGGTGTTATTGATTCAATGGCCAGACTAGTCTTGGTGAATGCCGTCTACTTCAAAGGCAACTGGGCGACCCAATTCAACAAAGATCGCACAGTGGAAAGGCAATTTAAAATTAACAAG aatgagaCCAAACCAGTGCAGATGATGTTCAAGAAAGCTAAATTTAACATGAGCTACATAGTAGACTTTCAGACCAAAATCCTTGACCTCCCTTATGTTGATAATGAGACTAGTATGATCATCCTGCTTCCTGATAAAATCCAAGATAATTCCACTGGCCTGGAACAG CTGGAAAGAGAACTTACCTATGAGAAATTTATAGAGTGGATAAATCCAGAAATGATGGACTATAGTGAAGTGGAGGTGTGTTTACCCAGATTTAAGTTGGAGCAAGCTTATGATCTGAAGCCTGTTCTGAAGAGCATGGGAATGGCTGATGCATTTGACGGAAACAAGGTGGATTTATCTGGAATGTCAGCCGGCAATGACCTAGTTCTGTCGGAGGTTGTTCACAAGTCCTTTGTGGAGGTAAATGAAGAAGGCACGGAGGCAgcagctgctactgcagcagTGATCACTATGCGATGTGCACTGATTGTACCACGGTTCACTGCTGACCATCCTTTCCTCTTCTTTATCCGGCACAACAAAACTGGCAACATTCTGTTCTATGGCAGATTTTGTTCcccctaa
- the SERPINB1 gene encoding leukocyte elastase inhibitor, with protein sequence MEKLSNANTHFALDLFRKLNETNPTGNIFFSPVSISAALAMVLLGAKGNTETQLLKTLHFDVVEELHSRFQTLTSDINRSGASYLLKLANRLYGEKTYNFLADFLTKTQKLYGADLATVDFLLAPDEARKQINQWVAEQTEGKIPNLLSEGSVNNMTKLVLVNAIYFKGNWAEKFKEADTKQMQFRLNKNEKKTVQMMYQKENYPFGYISELKCRVLELPYDGKELSMIILLPDDIDDNSTGLQQLEKQITLEKLQEWTQPQNMHPIDVHVHLPKFKLEDSYDLKSDLAGLGLQDIFDSGKADLSGMSGARDLFLSKIVHKSFIEVNEEGTEAAAATAGIAMFCMLMEEDFNADHPFLFFIRHNPTQSILFFGRYASP encoded by the exons ATGGAGAAACTGAGTAATGCAAACACCCATTTTGCTCTCGATCTGTTTAGAAAGTTGAATGAAACCAACCCAACAGGAAATATCTTCTTCTCACCAGTCAGTATTTCTGCTGCACTGGCCATGGTCCTTTTAGGGGCTAAAGGTAACACAGAGACACAGCTGTTGAAG ACCCTTCATTTTGATGTTGTTGAAGAACTTCATTCAAGATTTCAGACCCTAACCTCTGACATAAACAGAAGTGGAGCTTCCTATCTGTTGAAGCTTGCCAATCGGCTTTATGGAGAGAAGACCTACAATTTTTTAGCA GACTTCTTGACTAAGACTCAGAAACTATATGGAGCTGATTTAGCTACGGTTGATTTTCTACTTGCTCCAGATGAAGCAAGGAAACAAATTAACCAGTGGGTAGCAGAGCAGACTGAAG gtAAAATTCCCAACCTGTTGTCTGAGGGCTCAGTTAATAATATGACCAAACTAGTGTTGGTGAATGCTATTTATTTCAAAGGAAATTGGGCTGAGAAATTTAAAGAAGCAGATACGAAACAAATGCAATTTCGGTTAAATAAG aatgaaaaaaagaCAGTGCAAATGATGTATCAGAAAGAGAACTATCCTTTTGGGTACATCTCTGAACTGAAATGTCGTGTGCTAGAGCTTCCCTATGATGGAAAAGAACTTAGCATGATCATCCTGTTACCTGATGACATTGACGATAACTCCACTGGACTCCAGCAG CTAGAGAAGCAAATCACCTTAGAAAAGCTCCAGGAATGGACACAGCCACAAAATATGCATCCCATTGATGTTCATGTGCATCTGCCTAAATTTAAGCTGGAAGACAGCTATGACCTTAAATCAGATTTAGCAGGTCTGGGCCTGCAGGATATATTTGACAGTGGCAAGGCTGACTTGTCTGGAATGTCAGGCGCACGAGACCTCTTTCTATCTAAAATTGTACACAAGTCTTTCATAGAAGTGAATGAAGAAGGCACAGAAGCTGCAGCTGCCACTGCTGGCATTGCTATGTTCTGCATGCTTATGGAAGAGGATTTCAACGCTGATCaccctttccttttcttcatcCGTCACAACCCTACACAAAGCATACTTTTCTTTGGCAGGTATGCTTCTCCataa